The genomic region cttattagttaaatttacggtcaaaattgAAGTACGtgaatagaggaagcactacattataAAATGAAAAGAGTAGTAGTAACTTtcagactagtgtcatgcatatgacactagtctaaattactcGGAAAGCCGGACAATCATCAGGACCAGGACCAAGGAGGAGTGGCGCTGTGGAGATTCGTGCACGGCAACCGTGGGCCCACCTGTCAATCAGAATACTGTCACTGCTTTGGCCTTTGACCCTCCCTCTGTTGTTGCGCCGCACCGGTACAGCTGTTAAAAGCCGGGGGCCGAATGAGGTGTGGGGTGAAGCGTTACCACCAAGCCAATgtactgacatgtggggccaggccTTTCGCCACACGCTGACTACAGGGAGCCGGTCCTGCCGACGCGGAGAACAAAGCGGCCGCAGTGAGTCACACTCATTTGCTTCTGCTACTGTTTGCCACCACGCTGGCACGTGGGACCAGGTCCTAGTGGACTCTCTATGTCAGTGAGGCAGCAGGCCAGAGATGGGAGTGCTTCTTGCTAGCTGGATTCACCACGCGCTGCCGCGGGAGTGAAAGCTAGAGCGTGTGGCTTCCACACCAAGGCTTGGAAATTTCAAGGTTGATGTCCACCACTCTACATCAGAGCTTCTGTCTCATCATCCTACTGGCGATCACTCGACCCTCTCCACGTGAGGAGGAATTAGGCTGCTCCCAGTAAAGAGAGTAACATTCATTTGATAGAGGATGAAAAAAGCTTAATGGTTTAAAAacattcaaataagtttgaatgtTTTTACAATAAACTTGACTTTCTTTTGTACTTGTATATAAAACTTTACGAATAGATAACTGGCATTGACTTTTGGGCAAAAAAAacttatttgctattataggtcactattcacgcTATTTGATCAAAAGTTTTGTCTTTTGCGAGAAGAAGTCatgagttttttttttctttttgtggatttttttaccAGTACAATGAAAGGTCAAGTTTATTTTAAACATATTTTTAAAATTTGTtgactttttatttatttactaaATTATTTTTTCATATATGGTGTATACACACACATAGACGAAAAATTCATGTCCACATTTGATACTGCTAGTGTATACTATGTCTGTATTACATTATATTATAGGCTAGTATTTAGATGAGTTCATTTATTGTCATGCTGACACATATTATTTATTATAATACGACATTTTCTCTTTCTTCATTTACTTTTATGTCATCCCATAAAAGCTTCCTACCTGTTGGTTGGGTTTATAAACCGGGCACGATTTTTAAGGTCTTCGATTAGAGTAATAAAACATGTAAATATGCCACAAATATTATATGGTTAGAAACTTGGCATCTTTCAATGCATTGGTGCTTAGGCCACTCTTGATgaagacatcaataccattgttacacccacagcctttgttgttatacatactggaccaattactagagctcgcgcacgccaattgaattatcaggtactttcgtttcttggtaacgattctaatgttcatgagaatgtgatggtgcctaaattggatacatttgttttgcttacaaatgaagggcctagcttggacaagaaagatcaaccttggagcaagttcaagcatggagatgatggcatgcgcaaggggaaaaaGAACTGAGTTACAAGtaatgattccaggactttgaagccatcataatgagtgcatgaagccttggatgaaatatacaagatgccacttcataaatttcgtccagagactattctagatgctgcgtcaccttattattgggccaggtccatgtattttcgaaatacttatgTATAGGCTGCTTTTAGAGTCCGTATGCGTGGGAAAACAAGAGTTAGAGTTtgtttcggactcctccaccaagggccacgaaattccccctctctcctccatatatacagcccttagggcatcgtttagactttgggttttgtttagattaaaagttcgccatatcTGCAACtatgcgtacttcgtttgtgtccaacgaccagaccaagacgtcacaaaaccccacctttcATCAACAaaactttcctcttatattcgcaatatccagattgcaatttcaatttcttgcttgttcttcgttgcttgcaggaaatagaccctcgtggtcaggttgatcgtgctccggtgtggtcaataacctcccggagttagtttagcgattgctaaggcgcgacgtcctcgcacgttcgtagtcggatcgtgaaagttgACTTctaccaaaacgatagccaccatctcatcgaaagatcgagcccctcgcctctatcaactCTCGATGCATTATCTGTTAGCGTGTTGTCATACATAGTGAAAAATTCTGCGAAACAATCATCCCAATGCATTTTAGCTTAGGTGTTGTATCCAAATAATATTGCACTTAATTGTTTTAATGAAACTCTTCTTAAATCAGCGCAATATGCTTCATGCATCACTATGACATTCATACTTGAATCCATCCAATATCCTCAAGGCACCACCTATGAAATATTCCTTCAAGTATATATCagtgaaaacattagtccatagatattatcattaattaccaaaaccacactttaGGGCTACATGCATTTTCATCATCTCTCTATCCTCTTAATTATCTTGCCACATAATATTATTTGCATACTTACACCTGCCTTAGCACATGTACAAAGTGGAACAGTAGGAAGGCCCCACAATGCTTGGTTCTTAGCATAGTATCATAGGTAAAATGCAAGTATGGCACTATATTAAAAGAATAAAGAGCGTGGAATGTATGTTAGTGGAAATTCTTAGCTCTATATTGAATAATTAATGATGTGGTCTTATGTGGCTTATCTCCATATTTATCTTTTTTGTGGGGATATCTCCATATTTATCAGTCAATCTCTTTCTCCACATCTAGCTCGGCGCGCCACCAGAGGGGTTGCGCGTCCGCCATCGCGTTTGGACGCCAGACGGATCACACGGCCTCCGGCAAGGCAGCTATGGCCGGCCTAGCGCCGGATCCATGCCCCATTTGGGCAGAAGCAATGGATTCCCGACAAATGGAGTCCCAGCGCAGTCGTCCACGGGCCTCCTCCCGGCGGGGCGGAGCGCAAGACGGAcgaccatctcctcctcggggccgcgggggatgagctcggggtcgaggatTTGGAGGTGGGACTCGGATCtgctgcccgccatgccggagagGCCGGGAAGGAGCCGGAGACGAGCTTGGGTGGCAGAGGGGATtggaggggagtggagtgaagtggttAGGGTTTTGTCCAGCGTGCGGATGGGGAGGATTTTATGTGGGGTCAGGTGGCCTAGCGTGGGACgagtccgacgtggcgggcgtgtccgacacccccatatccgccccatatctagacttgatatgaggggtgccggttagTCCGTGTGGTTGAGGGCCGCTTGAGAAGtccgtctgggtcaaaaaatcgtgACCGGGAAGTGGTCGGGCGGCCTGCCCGCGCGTTTGGGATGGTTTTGAggagtccggttgtagatgctcttagaaatTAGATTTATTCATCCAAAGCAGTCGTCAATATTTACTAAAAAATAGTAAAAACATTGGCAGATTTTGGGGGCGTCCAATATGATAGCAAATCCGGATCTATATTCTATAATATCTAAACAGTAGATCCACGTTAATTATAATTATTTCAACATGCAGGTCTCCACGTCATCAAACATACCATATTATCATCCACTAGAATTGTTTGGTAGCAGATGCATACTCCCATTTAATTGTTTCATCTTAAATGGTCGAGCATATATGTATACTCTTTGCTAACATACAATTGCTTttgaaaataatactccctccatttcacaatgtagtgctttctctatctacgtgcttcaactttgaccgtaaatttaactaccaagatcgattgtggcgggagcaaaaattatatcagtgaattcgtattcgaaagaagtttttaattatataattttttctcccgccgcagttggtctcgttgattaaatttatggtcaaagttggaccttgAGAAGCGCGGGCgcattatattttggaatggaggaagtaGTTTCAATTTATGTCATTACATTCATACAAAATTTATCTTTAAAATTCGGCAATAAATCTGAATTAAAGTAAAATATGATGGGTTGTTTTTTTGCTATTCACTCCTTGTTATTGATGTCCATGGCTCTGGGCCTCTGCCGGATGGGGATCCCCTGAGGTGGCCTAACCTGCCATCGACTAACTGACATGCGGGTCCTAGCAAGCATGGTCTCTGCCTCCATCTGCACGGCTTTCAAAGCGCAGCGCACTACAAAATTAAGCACTGACAATTGGGGCCACCGAGTCGGGTGTCCCCCACTTGTCCGTGAGCAACAGTTTGTAGACGGGTCGGGTGGGACCCACCACACCGCACGCACGCTTATCAAGGCAGGGCCACCATCCCCAGCGCGTTCTTCTCCTACAAGCTCACACCACCAGACGCCGCGCTGAACAGTGCGATTCACTGAGCTCCCTCGCTTTTCTCTACGGATACACTACCGCCTCGCGACTTCGCCTCGAGAGACCAATGGCCGCGCGCGCGGCGCACCCTGGCGTCTTCCTGCTCCTCGCTGCCGTCCTTCTCGCGGTTGCGGTACAACCGGCGGCGGCGACGCTGCACCCGGTGGACTACCTGGCGCTGCAGGCCGTCCGGCGCGCGCTCTCCGACCTGCCGGGCTCCGGCTTCTTCGCTTCGTGGGACTTCACCGGAGACCCCTGCGGCTTCGCCGGGGTCTCCTGCTCCGGCGGTGGCCGGGTCGTCACGCTGGCCCTAGGGGACCCGCGCGCCGGCGCACCGGGCCTCTCGGGCGCATTCCCCTGCGCGGCGCTCGCGCGTCTCTCCGCGCTTAGCTCGCtctcgctcgtccccggccgcgtATCCGGGGGGTTATCCTCCGCCGTCGCGGCGCTCCCGTCGCTCCGCTTCCTCGCTCTATCCGGGAACCTCATCTCCGGGAACCTCCCCGGAGCATTCTCCCCTGCTCTTCGGACGGTTGATCTCAGCAAGAACTCCTTCTCCGGCAGGATACCCTCTTCACTGCTACAAATCAGGAGTCTCCGAACGCTCGTCCTCTCCCACAACTCCCTCTCCGGCGAGATCCCCAAGACAGTGAGTTCGCCGCTGGTCCACCTCGACCTCAGGAACAATCGCCTATCCGGCGGCGTCCCGCCGCTCCCGGCGACGGTCGTGTACCTCAGTCTTGCCGGGAACAGGCTCTCCGGCCGCGTTGGCGGCGTCCTTCGCAGACTGACGAGGCTGTCGTTTCTTGACCTTGGCGGGAACTGGTTCTCCGGCGAGGTTCCCGGAGAAGTCTTCTCGTTCCGGATTGGGTACCTGCAGCTGCGCAAGAATGCCTTCTCTGGCGAGCTCCGGCCGGCGGGGTGGTTGCCGTCGGGCTCCACGGTGGACCTCAGCCACAACGCGCTATCCGGGCTGGTGCCGGCGGAGCTGGCGAGCGCGGCTGCAGTGTACCTGAACGGGAACAAGTTTGCTGGCGCGGTGCCGGCGGAGattgtggcggcggcggagggcgggcgCATGCGGGTGCTCTTCCTTCAAGATAACTTCCTGACCGGCATCAGCGTGCGCGGCGTGCCGTCGAGCGCGGCGGTATGTGCACACTGGAACTGTGTTGCGCCTCCGCCGACCGTGGTGGCTGCGTGCCCGGCCAAGGGCGGCAGGGGGCGGCGCCGGCCGCCGGCTCAGTGCGGCGGGAGGAGGGGGTAATAAGGAAGGAAAGGTTTAAGGCTTTTGGGGTTTAGTGGGtaatgatggtgtgtgtcatagTTCTTGACACGGGTGAATAACCATTTTTGGTGTAGTGTATATTTCTGTTTTGTGATCTTGCTTTAGATATACGGCCGTAATATTGTCAGGGGTACACGTGTAAGGTGGATCTGGTTTGTTTCAATGTCAGCGATTGCGATTTACATAGAGAAACTTGGTGCAAAGAAATGTTGGGCTCTCTGCTATGTTATCTCCAATGAAATGACCACCGATTTGTTACTCAATGGTTCGAATTGTTATGAAGTGCAACTCGTATTGACTCCTCCTTATCTACTGTAAATATAAGATGAAAAGCGTCTTATATTTCGATACATAGCAAGCATTATTCTGCACATTGCAGGACTGAAGAATAATTCAGCACAAACTTGGACAGGGGGTGGTCTCGAATCCTAGCTGTGCAGGGCGGTTGGTAGTTTGGAAGtacaaaaacgaaaaaaaaaacatAGTAGATGTAGAGAAATTTTACGGTACATTATAATACACCAGAGCACGTGTATTATATGGGCGATCTAACGGATGAGACTAGCTGGGCTTTTTTGAGTCCAAGAGTATTTTCGACCTAATTTTTTTATACTTTTAATCGGCCCACTTAGGTCCAGGGGTATTTCCGTCCTAATTTTTTTGATTAAATCAATTGCATTAATAAAACACTTTATTATAACTCCAATCATCGTGCGTACTTTTTTGAATTTCGGTTCGAGCGGTTCGTCCTATCTCCTCCTCTCGAGCCCTAACCTTGGGCGCCCTCGATCGCCGCCGATCGCACTCGCCATGTCACTCCTTCCTCCTGCTCCTACTCCCCCCCTCCCCCACCATCGCAAGTCACCCCCTTCGGGTCGTGGCACCAGATCTTCCGACGAGCCGCTAATCCCCTCCTTCCCCGAGCGGACGCCACCTTCCCCGACCCGAGAGGCCA from Triticum aestivum cultivar Chinese Spring chromosome 4A, IWGSC CS RefSeq v2.1, whole genome shotgun sequence harbors:
- the LOC123081980 gene encoding probable inactive leucine-rich repeat receptor kinase XIAO, whose product is MAARAAHPGVFLLLAAVLLAVAVQPAAATLHPVDYLALQAVRRALSDLPGSGFFASWDFTGDPCGFAGVSCSGGGRVVTLALGDPRAGAPGLSGAFPCAALARLSALSSLSLVPGRVSGGLSSAVAALPSLRFLALSGNLISGNLPGAFSPALRTVDLSKNSFSGRIPSSLLQIRSLRTLVLSHNSLSGEIPKTVSSPLVHLDLRNNRLSGGVPPLPATVVYLSLAGNRLSGRVGGVLRRLTRLSFLDLGGNWFSGEVPGEVFSFRIGYLQLRKNAFSGELRPAGWLPSGSTVDLSHNALSGLVPAELASAAAVYLNGNKFAGAVPAEIVAAAEGGRMRVLFLQDNFLTGISVRGVPSSAAVCAHWNCVAPPPTVVAACPAKGGRGRRRPPAQCGGRRG